One Malaclemys terrapin pileata isolate rMalTer1 chromosome 7, rMalTer1.hap1, whole genome shotgun sequence genomic region harbors:
- the BHLHE40 gene encoding class E basic helix-loop-helix protein 40, whose amino-acid sequence MEMIPSAQPPPACLGKLPALESNEMPGLAFSHMYQVYKPRRGLKKSEDNKETYKLPHRLIEKKRRDRINECIAQLKDLLPEHLKLTTLGHLEKAVVLELTLKHVKALTNLIEQQQQKIIALQNGLQAGDLSSRNLDTSQEMFRSGFQMCAKEVLQYLGKHENTRDLKSSQLVSHLHRMASEVLQGGASRKAGDAPLKTVDLKEKSGSLPKTAEGYGKNCVPVIQRTFAHSSGEQSGSDTDTDSGYGGELEKSDSNADQQYFPKDTGLNYTMQERISSIKQETEDPPAKRTRMETSEDEGHFSSDLIGSSSSFLGPHPHQPPLCLPFYLIPPSATAYLPMLEKCWYPASMPVLYPSLPASAAALSGLMNPDKISPSLLMPQRLPSPLPVHSPIDSSALLQALKQIPPLNLETKD is encoded by the exons ATGGAAATGATCCCCAgcgcccagccccctcccgcctGCCTGGGCAAGCTGCCTGCGCTGGAGAGCAACGAGATGCCCGG GCTGGCCTTTTCTCACATGTATCAAGTGTACAAGCCCAGGagagggttaaaaaaaagtgaagacAATAAG GAGACCTATAAATTGCCCCACAGACTGATAGAGAAGAAGAGACGTGATAGGATTAATGAGTGCATCGCCCAACTGAAAGATCTCTTACCAGAACATCTCAAACTTACA ACTTTAGGTCACTTGGAGAAGGCGGTGGTTCTTGAACTTACCTTGAAGCATGTGAAAGCACTAACTAATCTCAttgagcagcagcaacagaaaatAATTGCTTTACAGAATGGTTTACAAGCTG GTGACTTATCATCGAGAAACCTTGATACCAGCCAGGAAATGTTTCGATCTGGTTTCCAGATGTGTGCCAAGGAAGTGCTGCAATACCTGGGAAAGCATGAGAACACCAGGGATCTGAAATCTTCTCAGCTGGTCAGTCATCTGCACCGAATGGCCTCTGAGGTTCTCCAGGGCGGAGCCAGCCGAAAAGCTGGAGATGCGCCCCTGAAAACGGTGGACTTGAAGGAGAAGTCTGGCTCTTTGCCCAAAACTGCTGAGGGTTATGGCAAGAACTGTGTGCCTGTTATACAGAGGACTTTTGCACACTCCAGTGGAGAGCAGAGCGGGAgcgacacagacacagacagtgGGTATGGAGGAGAGCTGGAGAAAAGTGATTCAAACGCTGATCAACAGTATTTTCCAAAGGATACGGGACTCAACTATACCATGCAAGAGAGAATAAGCTCTATTAAGCAAGAGACTGAGGACCCACCAGCCAAAAGGACCAGAATGGAAACTTCAGAAGACGAAGGCCATTTTAGCAGTGATCTGATTGGCTCTTCAAGTAGTTTTTTGGGCCCTCACCCTCACCAGCCTCCTTTGTGCCTGCCTTTTTATTTGATCCCACCATCCGCAACTGCCTATCTGCCTATGCTGGAGAAGTGTTGGTACCCGGCTTCCATGCCTGTCTTGTACCCAAGTCTCCCAGCCTCTGCTGCAGCACTTTCAGGGCTAATGAACCCAGATAAAATCTCTCCATCTCTCCTGATGCCTCAGAGACTTCCTTCTCCACTACCAGTCCATTCCCCTATCGACTCCTCAGCTCTGCTTCAAGCTTTGAAGCAGATTCCTCCTTTGAACTTGGAAACCAAAGACTAA